TGTTGGGGTGACCAAATACCGCTCAGAGTATGCCCTCGTAGGGATTACAGTGGGGCTCGAACATAGATACAGAGAAGTCTCTGGTACTTTCTACAAGAGTCCTGTCCGCTTTGAGTACAGCGGAAACGAGTACTGGCTCAGCTCGATGTATGCGGACGTTACAGTGCTTCCTTTGTCTAACCCAGGGTGCGACCCTCGAAGGAGGGTTTGTCCGAAAGATGAAGAAACTCCAGAAAGCTGACTTTCACTTGTTTCCTTTAAATTTCAGAGGCTGGACAAACCGCAACTTCTGGTAAAAATTTATAAAGCCAATGGACGTTTTCTTGCTCTGATGTATGGAGGTGTACTCAATGAGAAAGATGGGTGCAATAGTGATACTGTTTGTTCTTCTTGCAATTTTTCCTATCGTTGGTGTGGGGGAGGTTAGTGGAGCCCAGACCGACCTGAGCGGTTATACAATCTGCGTTGACGCAGGCCATGGTGGAACGGACCCCGGAGCGGTCGCCAACGGCGTTCAGGAGAAGGACATCAACCTGGCGATAGCCCTTAAAGTGGCAAAACTCCTTGGAGAGGATGGCGCGCGGGTTGTCCTCACCAGGGACGGTGACTACTACGTTTCCCTCTCCAGCAGGGTAAGCATAGCCAACTCTGCCGGCTGTGATATCTTCATAAGCATACACGCCAACTCCGGGCCCACCTCAGCGAGCGGCTTTGAGGTCTACCACTACTACGGCTCAACCTACGGCAACCTGCTCGCGACCTACGTTGACCAGGAGATAGCCAAGGTAATCCCGCTCAACAACAGGGGCGTTAAGGAGGCGGGCTTTTACGTAATCAAATACACGAGAATGCCGGCCATACTTATCGAGACCGGCTTTGTTACCAACACCTACGACGTTAGCATAATAACCAACGAGAACTACCAGTGGCGCTATGCCTACGCCATCCTTCACGGCGT
This window of the Thermococcus thermotolerans genome carries:
- a CDS encoding N-acetylmuramoyl-L-alanine amidase; the encoded protein is MRKMGAIVILFVLLAIFPIVGVGEVSGAQTDLSGYTICVDAGHGGTDPGAVANGVQEKDINLAIALKVAKLLGEDGARVVLTRDGDYYVSLSSRVSIANSAGCDIFISIHANSGPTSASGFEVYHYYGSTYGNLLATYVDQEIAKVIPLNNRGVKEAGFYVIKYTRMPAILIETGFVTNTYDVSIITNENYQWRYAYAILHGVQRYFGVPVHDPVPTVTGIRFAQHSGYFRIVLDVSKAVTYHTYYTSYSNGYYFIIQLDGARLSDLGWSTYNSWQYIYTGSSSVPYIYATESNGSVFVVLVLNTPYLPYNSFTLSNPDRIVVDVYG